Proteins encoded together in one Kwoniella shandongensis chromosome 3, complete sequence window:
- a CDS encoding mitochondrial 54S ribosomal protein bL34m has product MNAAATTDELTNERSENTLQTVRSPSYSVTMPRLPRTAFLRSLPLPPLQPRLALPSVSRTTLTPSTFTSSFASLRLSPLNSSLITSSLRPSISNLPTHILSSSSTSQIQLGGVRGAAMGTFYQPSQRKRKNKHGFLARLRGGKNARKMLSRRLLKGRKNLSH; this is encoded by the coding sequence AACACCCTGCAAACCGTTCGATCCCCATCGTATTCCGTCACAATGCCTCGATTACCTCGAACTGCGTTCCTGCGCTcactccccctcccacctctccaacctcgtcTCGCCCTCCCCTCCGTCTCCAGGACGACCCTTACCCCATCAACATTCACATCATCTTTCGCCTCCCTCCGACTCTCCCCTCTCAACTCATCTTTAATCACCTCATCACTCCGACCGTCCATCTCAAACCTTCCTACACAcatcctctcatcatcctcaacatcccaaATACAGCTAGGCGGTGTAAGGGGCGCTGCGATGGGTACGTTCTATCAACCGtctcagaggaagaggaagaacaaacATGGTTTTTTGGCAaggttgagaggagggaagaatgCTAGGAAGATGTTGAGTAGGAGGTTGTtgaaagggaggaagaacttGTCACATTAA